One genomic window of Pseudomonas sp. LFM046 includes the following:
- a CDS encoding HPP family protein, protein MPQNPLRLWLQRLLPDASNAPPRQWVRAAIGGSIAVALATLACLHLFGAEPALRLAAPFAASSVLLFAVTSSPVAQPWPVVAGNVLAAAIGLFVGQWGLPPLAAAALAFGLALVAMQALRCLHPPSCAVALGAALGGPIVAAMGWHLLLPVALGSLLLVSTALLFNNLSGIPYPRKVAHPASGPHLTADPLPGERNGIAEVDLDHALAEFGSFVDVTRDDLQRLLQLTEKHALRRTMGDLRAARIMSRDLRTVGPQAPVSDAWRLLDRHHLKALPVLDDQQRLVGILTLSDLLGHAANTASRSLADRFRARREAPVSRLMTRPVRCVTVDTPVVELVSLLSDQGLHCLPVLDDGGRVVGIVSQSDLIAALYRNWLQDLHRQPELQLAS, encoded by the coding sequence ATGCCCCAGAACCCTCTGCGCCTCTGGCTGCAGCGTCTGCTGCCGGATGCGAGCAACGCCCCACCCCGGCAGTGGGTGCGCGCCGCCATTGGCGGCAGCATCGCCGTCGCCCTGGCCACCCTGGCCTGCCTCCATCTGTTCGGTGCTGAACCGGCCCTGCGCCTGGCTGCCCCCTTCGCTGCCTCGTCGGTGCTGCTGTTCGCTGTGACTTCAAGCCCCGTGGCGCAGCCTTGGCCCGTGGTGGCCGGCAATGTGCTGGCGGCCGCCATCGGCCTGTTCGTGGGCCAGTGGGGGCTACCGCCGCTGGCGGCCGCTGCGCTGGCCTTTGGCCTGGCGCTCGTCGCGATGCAGGCCCTGCGCTGCCTGCACCCGCCGAGCTGTGCCGTGGCCCTGGGCGCGGCCCTGGGCGGACCGATCGTCGCGGCAATGGGCTGGCACCTGCTGCTGCCGGTAGCGCTCGGTTCGCTGCTGCTGGTGAGTACCGCCCTGCTGTTCAACAACCTCAGCGGCATTCCCTACCCACGCAAGGTGGCCCATCCCGCCAGTGGACCCCACCTGACCGCCGACCCGCTACCCGGCGAGCGCAACGGCATCGCCGAAGTGGACCTGGACCATGCACTGGCGGAATTCGGCAGCTTCGTCGACGTCACCCGCGACGACTTGCAGCGCCTGCTCCAGCTCACCGAGAAGCATGCCCTGCGCCGCACCATGGGCGACCTGCGGGCCGCGCGGATCATGTCCCGCGACCTGCGCACGGTCGGTCCCCAGGCGCCGGTGAGCGACGCCTGGAGGCTGCTCGACCGCCATCACCTGAAGGCCCTGCCGGTGCTCGACGACCAGCAGCGGCTGGTGGGCATCCTGACCCTCTCTGACCTGCTCGGCCACGCCGCCAATACCGCTTCACGCAGCCTGGCCGACCGCTTCCGCGCCCGCCGCGAGGCGCCGGTGTCCCGGCTGATGACCCGCCCGGTGCGCTGCGTGACGGTGGATACGCCGGTGGTGGAGCTGGTGTCGCTGCTCTCCGATCAGGGACTGCACTGCCTGCCGGTGCTGGATGATGGCGGACGGGTGGTGGGCATCGTCAGCCAGAGCGACCTGATCGCCGCGCTCTACCGCAACTGGTTGCAGGACCTGCACCGGCAGCCGGAGTTGCAACTGGCCAGTTGA
- a CDS encoding YciI family protein, producing the protein MKYLCLIYIEEAKLASLTDADYQAIAGECLEYTTQLTASGHYLASNALESVGTATTLRIQGGRVSMTDGPFAETKEQLGGFYLIEARDLNEAIQIASKIPPARLGCIEVRPVREPEMRPNIQPLGVAS; encoded by the coding sequence ATGAAATACCTGTGCCTGATCTATATCGAAGAGGCCAAGCTGGCCAGCCTGACCGATGCCGACTACCAGGCCATCGCCGGCGAGTGCCTGGAATACACCACGCAGCTCACCGCAAGTGGTCATTACCTGGCGTCCAACGCCCTGGAGTCGGTGGGCACCGCCACCACCCTGCGTATTCAGGGCGGGCGGGTCTCCATGACCGACGGGCCTTTCGCGGAAACCAAGGAGCAGTTGGGCGGCTTCTACCTGATCGAAGCCCGCGACCTCAACGAAGCCATCCAGATCGCCTCCAAGATCCCGCCGGCACGCCTGGGCTGCATCGAGGTCCGGCCAGTCCGCGAACCGGAAATGCGGCCGAACATCCAGCCGCTTGGCGTGGCCTCGTGA
- a CDS encoding SRPBCC family protein — MLKAIFAILIVACVGVLGYAAISPDHFRIERTAHIAAPPDKVFPLINDFHQWTAWSPWEKIDPALKREYSGPAQGVGSTYAWKGNNEVGTGSMEITKSEPASKVEIKLDFQMPFEAHNTAEFLLQPHEGGTQVTWAMYGPSPYTHRLMQVFFDMDDMVGGKFDQGLNNLKAAAEK; from the coding sequence ATGCTCAAAGCCATCTTTGCCATCCTTATCGTCGCGTGCGTCGGTGTGCTGGGATACGCCGCGATCAGCCCGGATCACTTCCGCATCGAACGTACGGCCCACATCGCCGCACCGCCGGACAAGGTCTTTCCGCTCATCAACGACTTCCATCAATGGACCGCCTGGTCGCCCTGGGAAAAGATCGACCCGGCCCTGAAGCGTGAATACAGCGGTCCGGCCCAGGGCGTGGGCTCTACCTACGCCTGGAAGGGCAACAATGAGGTGGGCACCGGCAGCATGGAGATCACCAAGAGCGAGCCGGCCTCGAAGGTGGAGATCAAACTGGACTTCCAGATGCCCTTCGAAGCGCACAACACCGCCGAATTCCTCCTCCAGCCCCACGAGGGCGGAACCCAGGTGACCTGGGCCATGTACGGGCCTTCCCCCTACACCCACCGGCTGATGCAGGTGTTCTTCGACATGGATGACATGGTGGGCGGCAAGTTCGACCAGGGTCTGAACAACCTGAAGGCCGCCGCCGAGAAATAG
- a CDS encoding SfnB family sulfur acquisition oxidoreductase: MTLLQHAPATHVTIIRDDAEALDVAHRLAAEFKPGAAERDRDRRLPHEELEAFSRSGLGGIGVPREFGGAGVSRVTLARVVAIISAADGSLGQIPQNHFYALEVLRVNGGKAQQRRLFAAALAGERFGNALAEIGTRTANDRNTRLIKEGAGYRIHGRKFYCTGALFAQRVPTLVVAEDGHQYLAFVSRNAPGLTVIDDWSGFGQRTTGSGSVVFENVPVRTEDLVSFQAAFERPTTVGPFAQILHAAIDVGIARAAYEDALDFVRERSRPWIDSGVDKARDDPLAIQEFGRLAIRLHAAEAILDRAGRVLDAATAAPTAETVAAASIGVAEARALTTEVSLAAGSKLFELAGTRASLAEHNLDRHWRNARVHTLHDPLRWKYHAVGNYYLNDQLPPRRGTI; this comes from the coding sequence ATGACTTTGCTGCAACACGCCCCGGCGACCCACGTCACCATCATCCGCGACGACGCCGAAGCCCTCGATGTGGCGCACCGCCTCGCCGCCGAATTCAAGCCCGGCGCCGCCGAACGTGACCGCGACCGGCGCCTGCCCCATGAAGAACTGGAGGCTTTCAGCCGCTCTGGCCTCGGGGGCATAGGCGTGCCCCGCGAGTTCGGCGGGGCGGGGGTGTCCCGTGTCACCCTGGCTCGGGTCGTCGCCATCATCAGCGCGGCGGATGGCTCCCTGGGGCAGATTCCGCAGAACCATTTCTACGCCCTGGAAGTGCTGCGGGTGAATGGTGGCAAAGCCCAGCAGCGCCGCCTGTTCGCCGCCGCCCTGGCCGGTGAACGCTTCGGCAACGCCCTCGCCGAGATTGGCACCCGTACCGCCAATGACCGCAACACCCGGCTGATCAAGGAAGGCGCCGGCTATCGCATCCACGGTCGCAAGTTCTATTGCACCGGCGCCCTTTTCGCCCAGCGCGTGCCGACCCTGGTGGTGGCCGAGGATGGCCATCAGTACCTGGCGTTCGTGTCGCGCAATGCCCCGGGGCTGACGGTGATCGACGACTGGTCGGGCTTCGGCCAGCGCACCACCGGCAGCGGCTCGGTGGTGTTCGAAAATGTACCGGTCAGGACCGAGGACCTGGTGTCCTTCCAGGCCGCCTTCGAGCGCCCGACCACCGTGGGACCCTTCGCCCAGATTCTCCATGCCGCCATCGATGTCGGCATCGCCCGCGCCGCGTATGAGGACGCGCTGGACTTCGTCCGCGAACGCTCGCGGCCCTGGATCGACTCGGGCGTGGACAAGGCCCGCGACGATCCGCTGGCCATCCAGGAATTCGGCCGCCTGGCGATCCGCCTGCACGCCGCCGAAGCCATCCTCGACCGTGCCGGCCGCGTGCTGGATGCCGCCACCGCCGCGCCCACGGCCGAAACCGTGGCCGCCGCCTCCATCGGCGTGGCCGAAGCTCGCGCCCTGACCACCGAGGTATCCCTCGCCGCCGGCAGCAAGCTGTTCGAACTCGCTGGCACTCGCGCCAGCCTGGCCGAGCACAACCTCGATCGTCACTGGCGCAACGCACGGGTCCACACCCTGCACGACCCGTTGCGCTGGAAGTACCACGCGGTGGGCAACTACTACCTCAACGACCAACTGCCGCCACGGCGGGGGACGATCTGA
- a CDS encoding SfnB family sulfur acquisition oxidoreductase — protein sequence MTHSSAHHAIRDEAPPLLPAALIENDAQALQAAHEVAKLARHDAATRDRERQLPWRELELFTRLGLGGIRIPRAYGGAEVSHVTLAEVFRIICAADPALGQIPQNQFGLLSVVENVGSEAQKRKVFAGILAGRRLANAGPERNTRHTLEIKARIARTDDGLKISGEKFYSTGALFAHWVAVKAIDDNGVGVLGLVERGVPGLSIIDDWSGFGQRTTASGTVLLENAPVADDLVFQNSRLAEVPSIQGAVSQLIQAAIDAGIAAAAIDDAIAFVRERSRPWVDAGVDRASEELYTIAEFGRLKVELNAANALLERAGRVLDEVAAAPIDADSAARASIAVAEAKVLTTEIALAASEKLFELAGSRATLAEFNLDRHWRNARVHTLHDPVRWKVQAVGAWHLNGTRPARHSWI from the coding sequence ATGACCCACTCAAGCGCACACCACGCTATTCGTGATGAAGCCCCGCCACTACTCCCGGCGGCGCTGATCGAGAACGATGCCCAGGCCCTGCAAGCCGCCCACGAGGTGGCAAAACTGGCCCGCCATGACGCCGCCACCCGGGACCGCGAGCGCCAGCTGCCCTGGCGTGAACTGGAACTCTTCACCCGCCTGGGACTGGGCGGCATCCGCATTCCCCGCGCCTACGGCGGAGCGGAGGTGTCCCATGTCACCCTGGCCGAGGTGTTCCGCATCATCTGCGCCGCCGACCCGGCCCTGGGGCAGATTCCGCAGAACCAGTTCGGCCTGCTCAGCGTGGTGGAGAACGTCGGCAGCGAGGCGCAGAAACGCAAGGTCTTCGCCGGCATCCTGGCTGGCCGCCGCTTGGCCAATGCGGGCCCTGAGCGCAACACCCGGCACACCCTGGAGATCAAGGCGCGCATCGCCCGCACCGATGATGGCCTGAAGATCAGCGGCGAGAAGTTCTATTCCACCGGCGCGCTGTTCGCCCACTGGGTGGCGGTGAAGGCCATCGATGACAACGGCGTCGGCGTGCTGGGGCTGGTGGAGCGGGGCGTGCCGGGGCTTTCCATCATCGACGACTGGTCCGGCTTCGGTCAGCGCACCACCGCCAGCGGCACCGTGCTGCTGGAAAACGCCCCGGTGGCCGACGACCTGGTGTTCCAGAACAGCCGGCTGGCCGAGGTACCGAGCATCCAGGGCGCCGTTTCTCAACTGATCCAGGCGGCCATCGATGCCGGCATCGCCGCAGCGGCCATCGACGACGCCATCGCCTTCGTCCGCGAGCGCTCGCGACCTTGGGTGGATGCCGGCGTCGACCGTGCCAGCGAAGAGCTCTACACCATCGCCGAGTTCGGCCGCCTCAAGGTGGAGCTGAATGCCGCCAATGCCTTGCTGGAACGTGCCGGCCGGGTCCTGGACGAAGTGGCTGCCGCGCCCATCGATGCCGACTCCGCTGCCCGCGCCTCCATCGCCGTGGCCGAAGCCAAGGTGCTGACCACCGAGATCGCCCTGGCCGCCAGCGAGAAGCTCTTCGAACTGGCCGGCAGCCGCGCCACCCTCGCCGAGTTCAACCTCGACCGCCACTGGCGCAATGCCCGCGTCCACACCCTGCACGACCCGGTGCGCTGGAAGGTCCAGGCGGTTGGCGCCTGGCACCTCAACGGCACCCGCCCGGCACGCCATTCCTGGATCTGA
- a CDS encoding LLM class flavin-dependent oxidoreductase, with protein MARKQILLNAFNMNCVGHINHGLWTHPRDRSADYRKLSHWTELARLLERGLFDGLFLADIVGVYDVYQGNVDLTLAESIQLPVNDPLLLVSAMAGVTRHLGFGLTANLSYDAPYLFARRMSTLDHLTDGRVGWNIVTGYLESAARAMGLARQEEHDRRYDQADEYLEVLYKLWEGSWEEGAVVVDRQQRLYARPEKVHKVRHRGEFFSVEGYHLCEPSPQRTPVLFQAGSSARGLRFAGEHAECVFISGNNKAATRAQVDKVRGAALAAGRDPHAVKVFMGISVIVAPTEAEARAKHAEYLAHASAEAGVAHFASSTGIDFSRFGLDEPIPYVKTNAIESAASKLRDNSLTRRQLLEQHALGGRYILLIGSPTQVADELLAWIDETGLDGFNLTRIVTPESYADFIDLVVPELQARGAYKTAYAEGTLRHKLFGTGDRLPESHPGAHFSVGQFSSAGANSFAPTTS; from the coding sequence ATGGCGCGCAAGCAGATCCTCCTCAACGCCTTCAACATGAACTGCGTGGGGCACATCAACCACGGCCTCTGGACTCACCCACGCGACCGCTCGGCCGACTACCGCAAGCTCTCCCACTGGACGGAGCTGGCCCGGCTGCTGGAGCGCGGCCTGTTCGACGGTCTGTTCCTGGCGGACATCGTCGGGGTCTATGACGTCTACCAGGGCAACGTGGACCTGACCCTGGCGGAGAGTATCCAGCTGCCGGTGAACGACCCGCTGCTGCTGGTTTCGGCCATGGCCGGAGTCACCCGGCACCTGGGTTTCGGCCTGACCGCCAACCTGAGCTACGACGCGCCGTACCTCTTCGCCCGGCGCATGTCCACGCTGGACCACCTCACGGACGGGCGGGTGGGCTGGAACATCGTCACCGGTTACCTGGAGAGCGCCGCCCGCGCCATGGGCCTTGCCCGGCAGGAGGAACACGACCGCCGCTACGACCAGGCCGATGAATACCTGGAGGTGCTCTACAAACTCTGGGAAGGGAGCTGGGAAGAGGGCGCGGTGGTCGTCGACCGCCAGCAGCGCCTCTACGCCCGGCCGGAGAAAGTGCACAAGGTTCGCCACCGGGGCGAGTTCTTCAGCGTGGAGGGTTATCACCTCTGCGAGCCTTCGCCCCAGCGCACGCCGGTGCTGTTCCAGGCCGGCTCTTCGGCACGTGGGCTGCGCTTTGCCGGGGAACACGCCGAGTGCGTGTTCATCAGCGGTAACAACAAGGCCGCCACCCGTGCCCAGGTGGACAAGGTGCGCGGCGCGGCACTGGCAGCCGGGCGCGATCCACACGCGGTGAAGGTGTTCATGGGCATCAGCGTGATCGTCGCCCCCACTGAAGCCGAGGCCCGCGCCAAGCATGCCGAGTACCTGGCCCATGCCAGCGCCGAGGCGGGCGTGGCCCACTTCGCCAGCTCCACCGGCATCGACTTCTCCCGCTTCGGGCTGGACGAGCCGATCCCCTACGTGAAGACCAACGCCATCGAATCGGCCGCCAGCAAGCTCAGGGACAACAGCCTGACCCGCCGCCAGTTGCTGGAACAGCACGCCCTGGGTGGGCGCTACATCCTGCTGATCGGCTCGCCCACTCAGGTGGCCGATGAGCTGCTGGCCTGGATCGACGAGACCGGGCTGGACGGCTTCAACCTCACCCGCATCGTCACGCCGGAAAGCTACGCGGACTTCATCGACCTGGTGGTGCCTGAGTTGCAGGCACGCGGCGCCTACAAGACGGCGTATGCCGAAGGGACCCTGCGCCACAAGTTGTTTGGTACGGGGGATCGGCTGCCGGAGAGCCACCCGGGCGCCCATTTCTCAGTGGGGCAATTTTCCTCTGCAGGGGCGAATTCATTCGCCCCTACAACCAGCTGA
- a CDS encoding antibiotic biosynthesis monooxygenase produces the protein MIARTPEPPYYAVIFTSLRSESEQDYAETAGRMLELARDQPGFLGVESARGADGLGITVSYWSSEEAIRSWRAQAEHREAQRRGREEWYQAFRTRVAHVSREYGKA, from the coding sequence ATGATCGCCCGCACGCCTGAACCGCCCTATTACGCGGTGATCTTCACCTCCCTGCGCAGCGAGTCCGAACAGGACTACGCCGAAACCGCCGGCCGCATGCTGGAACTGGCCCGCGACCAGCCGGGCTTTCTCGGTGTGGAGTCCGCCCGTGGCGCCGATGGATTGGGGATTACCGTGTCCTACTGGAGCAGCGAGGAGGCCATCCGCAGCTGGCGCGCCCAGGCCGAACATCGGGAAGCACAGCGGCGCGGGCGAGAGGAGTGGTACCAGGCGTTTCGCACCCGAGTGGCACATGTAAGCCGGGAGTATGGGAAGGCGTGA
- a CDS encoding RNA polymerase sigma factor, producing MRQRVEAIYRSDSRRVLATLIRLLGDFDLAEEALHDAFIAAVQQWPRDGIPANPRAWLVSAGRFKAIDSLRRRSRFDASKSQLVEELEEAASAFEEGEDVEDDRLRLIFTCCHPALPADAQVPLTLREVCDLKTEEIARAFLSSPSTIAQRIVRAKAKIRDARIPYQVPAMAELPERLDNVLRVIYLVFNEGYSASSGDSLTRTDLSVEAIRLARLLLELLPDPEVMGLLALMLLHDSRRAARASADGELILLDDQDRSLWDRAQIAEGLSLVTRALAGRRVGVYVLQAAIAAVHAQAPDASRTDWGQIVGLYDVLQRLVQSPVVALNRAVAIAMRDGPAAGLVEVDALLETGDLRDYHLAHAARADLCRRLGRKEDARAAYRSALALVRQEPERRFIEMRLRELED from the coding sequence CTGCGCCAGCGGGTCGAGGCGATCTACCGCAGCGACTCGCGCCGGGTGCTCGCCACCCTGATCCGTCTGCTGGGGGATTTCGACCTGGCCGAGGAAGCCCTGCACGACGCGTTCATCGCCGCCGTGCAGCAATGGCCGCGGGATGGTATCCCCGCCAACCCGCGTGCCTGGCTGGTCTCGGCCGGGCGCTTCAAGGCCATCGACAGCCTGCGCCGACGGTCGCGCTTCGACGCCTCCAAGAGTCAGCTGGTGGAGGAGCTGGAAGAGGCCGCCAGTGCCTTCGAGGAGGGCGAGGACGTGGAGGATGACCGCCTGCGGCTGATCTTCACCTGTTGCCACCCGGCGCTGCCCGCCGACGCCCAGGTGCCTTTGACCTTGCGCGAGGTCTGCGACCTGAAGACCGAGGAAATCGCCCGGGCCTTCCTCAGCAGCCCGTCCACCATCGCCCAGCGCATCGTCCGCGCCAAGGCGAAGATCCGCGACGCACGCATTCCCTACCAGGTGCCGGCCATGGCCGAGCTGCCGGAGCGCCTGGATAACGTCCTGCGGGTCATCTACCTGGTGTTCAACGAGGGTTATTCGGCGTCCTCGGGGGACTCCCTGACCCGTACCGATCTCTCCGTCGAGGCCATCCGGCTGGCGCGCCTGCTCCTGGAACTGCTGCCCGACCCGGAAGTGATGGGCCTGCTGGCCCTGATGCTGCTGCACGACTCGCGCCGCGCGGCCCGCGCCAGCGCCGATGGAGAGCTGATACTGCTGGATGACCAGGACCGCTCCCTGTGGGACCGGGCGCAGATCGCCGAAGGCCTGTCGCTGGTGACCCGGGCCCTGGCCGGCCGACGTGTTGGCGTCTACGTGCTACAGGCTGCCATCGCCGCCGTGCATGCCCAGGCGCCGGACGCATCGCGCACCGACTGGGGCCAGATCGTCGGCCTCTACGATGTGCTGCAACGTCTGGTGCAGTCGCCGGTGGTGGCACTGAACCGTGCCGTGGCCATCGCCATGCGGGACGGACCGGCAGCGGGGCTGGTGGAAGTGGATGCCCTGCTGGAAACCGGCGACCTGCGGGACTACCACCTGGCGCACGCGGCCCGCGCCGACCTCTGCCGGCGCCTTGGGCGCAAGGAGGACGCACGTGCGGCCTATCGCAGTGCCCTGGCGCTGGTTCGCCAGGAGCCTGAGCGGCGTTTCATCGAGATGCGCCTGCGCGAGCTGGAAGACTGA
- a CDS encoding CTP synthase, with amino-acid sequence MKHPRHLRIALVGDRDDSITAHRAIPRALDLASSATGLALEAVWLATDRIADTPLEDFHGLWCVPGSPYRDTEGALSAIAHARRNALPFLGTCGGFQHALLEHARNVLGWADAEHAETTPDAPRAVISPLPCALRETLERVQLRPGSRLANAYGADEAFEGYHCGYGLNPAFREQLTQGPLQVAATDASGTARAVELDDHPFFVATLFQPERAALIGRLPPLVAAFVNACRDEAR; translated from the coding sequence ATGAAGCATCCCCGGCACCTGCGCATCGCCCTGGTGGGCGACAGGGACGACAGCATCACCGCGCACCGCGCCATTCCCCGCGCCCTGGACCTGGCGTCGAGCGCCACTGGCCTGGCGCTGGAAGCCGTCTGGCTGGCGACCGACCGCATCGCCGACACCCCGCTGGAAGATTTCCACGGCCTCTGGTGCGTCCCCGGCAGCCCCTACCGCGATACCGAAGGCGCCCTTTCGGCCATCGCCCACGCCCGCCGCAACGCCCTGCCCTTCCTCGGCACCTGCGGCGGCTTCCAGCATGCGTTGCTGGAGCACGCGCGCAACGTGCTCGGCTGGGCCGACGCCGAACATGCCGAAACCACCCCGGACGCGCCGCGCGCGGTGATCAGTCCCCTGCCCTGCGCCCTCAGGGAAACCCTGGAGCGGGTGCAATTGCGCCCCGGCTCGCGCCTGGCCAATGCCTATGGCGCTGACGAAGCCTTCGAGGGCTATCACTGCGGTTACGGCCTCAACCCGGCCTTCCGCGAACAGCTCACCCAAGGGCCGCTGCAAGTGGCCGCCACCGACGCCAGCGGCACGGCGCGAGCGGTGGAGCTGGACGACCATCCCTTCTTCGTCGCCACGCTGTTCCAGCCGGAGCGCGCCGCCCTGATCGGCCGCCTGCCGCCGCTGGTAGCCGCCTTCGTCAATGCCTGCCGGGATGAAGCCCGATGA
- a CDS encoding nuclear transport factor 2 family protein, with product MSSETLKATAELDVHEAFNQWLKAARAKDIDGIVARYADDVIAYDAILQLQFKGIQAYGQHWRYCMEMCSGDHIFEPADPTIHADGNVAFLHCLIRCGGEHDGQVQTSWMRGTQCYVKRGGQWKIIHEHFSAPFDMETTKALFDLQP from the coding sequence ATGAGCAGTGAAACCCTCAAGGCCACCGCCGAGCTGGACGTGCACGAAGCCTTCAACCAGTGGCTCAAGGCCGCCCGTGCCAAGGACATCGACGGCATCGTGGCGCGCTATGCGGACGACGTGATCGCCTACGACGCCATCCTCCAGCTGCAGTTCAAGGGCATTCAGGCCTACGGCCAGCACTGGCGCTACTGCATGGAAATGTGCAGCGGCGACCACATCTTCGAACCGGCCGACCCGACCATCCATGCCGACGGCAACGTGGCTTTCCTGCATTGCCTGATCCGCTGCGGCGGCGAACATGACGGCCAGGTACAGACCAGCTGGATGCGCGGCACCCAGTGCTACGTCAAGCGCGGCGGGCAGTGGAAGATCATCCACGAACACTTCTCCGCGCCCTTCGACATGGAAACCACCAAGGCCCTGTTCGACCTCCAGCCCTGA
- a CDS encoding LysR family transcriptional regulator — MTQYSIDHADLALVLALVRGGTLARAAELLKVDVSTVFRSLRRLEQALGSVLFEKSRAGYLPNAAAQLLAQQAELAERALDAARLGLEQGREAVSGTLRLTCTDAVLQGLLLPALARFMPAYPALELELTTSNDFANLSRRDADIALRLTTAPPGHLVGRCLGRVPYVLCASEAYLSREAGDDPARMTWIAPDDFLPNQSSVVWRRQRYPEAQPAYRCNSMFSVAQLVRAGLGVAALPEFLVKGDERLRVLETDLTGCASALWLLTRPDCRALRSVTTLFEELARHIRLPDAATQSD; from the coding sequence ATGACGCAATACAGCATCGACCACGCGGACCTCGCCCTGGTGCTGGCATTGGTGCGTGGCGGCACCCTGGCGCGGGCGGCCGAACTGCTCAAGGTGGACGTGTCCACCGTATTCCGATCCCTGCGCCGCCTGGAACAGGCCCTGGGCAGCGTGCTGTTCGAGAAGAGTCGCGCCGGCTACCTGCCCAATGCCGCGGCGCAGCTGCTGGCGCAGCAGGCCGAACTGGCGGAGAGGGCGCTGGATGCCGCGCGCCTGGGGCTGGAGCAAGGCCGCGAGGCGGTCAGCGGCACCCTGCGCCTGACCTGCACCGACGCCGTGCTCCAGGGGCTGCTGCTACCGGCCCTGGCGCGCTTCATGCCGGCCTACCCGGCGCTGGAACTGGAGCTGACCACCTCCAACGACTTCGCCAACCTCAGCCGTCGCGATGCCGATATCGCCCTGCGCCTGACCACCGCGCCCCCGGGCCACTTGGTGGGCCGTTGCCTGGGCCGCGTACCCTACGTGCTGTGCGCGTCGGAGGCGTACCTGTCGCGAGAAGCCGGTGACGATCCGGCGCGGATGACCTGGATCGCTCCGGACGACTTCCTGCCCAACCAATCCAGCGTGGTCTGGCGCCGCCAACGCTATCCCGAAGCGCAGCCCGCCTATCGCTGCAACAGCATGTTCTCGGTGGCCCAACTGGTGCGCGCCGGCCTGGGTGTGGCGGCCTTGCCGGAATTCCTGGTGAAAGGCGATGAAAGGTTGCGTGTGCTGGAGACGGACCTGACCGGCTGCGCCAGCGCCCTCTGGCTGCTGACCCGGCCGGACTGCCGCGCCCTGCGCTCCGTCACCACCCTGTTCGAGGAGCTGGCGCGGCATATCAGGCTGCCGGACGCGGCAACGCAGAGCGACTAA